Proteins co-encoded in one Gossypium arboreum isolate Shixiya-1 chromosome 11, ASM2569848v2, whole genome shotgun sequence genomic window:
- the LOC108466005 gene encoding protein ALTERED XYLOGLUCAN 9-like, whose protein sequence is MTMMMMITITMMMLMALMLGAAAACIVVLVPLGMAGWHLSRNSVLLFSGAILITLSVCVHFTPYFSSVSDYVTSVSSVAVFHRPKSSCMNLIHRIHWEVKPNASLLSFNATQNLSSSFDFYEKHWDWSKTQRIKACRIHKLSKPEASHLINGSWVLIAGDSQARLFTLSLLNLILGSEPQRMDSVKTALFKRHSNYSISVDEIGMKLDFVWAPYVLNLTHLLTDFKTKKKYPDVMVMGAGLWHMLHVSNPSDYELVLQTLKSSLVSLFPFSTELGIKSPPHLFWLGFPMLINGMLNAHEKRVHMIDAMWHAYDRALSESRLLRQTGGPMILLDIQSLTWNCGAHCTYDGMHYDTAIYEAAVQIMLNSLLIKSRHRH, encoded by the coding sequence atgacgatgatgatgatgataacgATAACGATGATGATGTTAATGGCACTTATGTTGGGAGCAGCGGCGGCGTGCATCGTGGTGTTGGTTCCATTGGGAATGGCTGGATGGCATTTGAGTCGAAACAGCGTGCTCCTTTTCAGCGGCGCCATTTTAATTACTCTATCTGTTTGCGTCCATTTCACCCCCTATTTTTCCTCCGTTTCCGATTACGTTACCTCCGTTTCTTCCGTTGCCGTCTTCCATCGCCCTAAATCTTCTTGCATGAATCTGATCCACCGGATTCATTGGGAGGTGAAGCCCAACGCCTCTCTTCTAAGTTTTAATGCCACCCAAAACCTCTCTTCCTCTTTCGATTTTTATGAAAAACACTGGGATTGGTCCAAAACCCAAAGGATCAAGGCTTGCCGCATCCACAAGTTGTCTAAACCCGAAGCGTCCCATTTGATAAACGGCTCCTGGGTGTTGATCGCAGGTGATTCGCAAGCTCGATTGTTCACCCTCTCTCTATTGAATTTGATTCTGGGTTCCGAACCCCAACGCATGGATTCTGTTAAAACTGCTTTGTTTAAGAGGCACAGTAATTACAGCATTTCAGTTGATGAAATCGGTATGAAATTGGATTTCGTTTGGGCACCTTATGTATTGAATTTAACCCATTTGTTGACGGATTTCAAGACTAAAAAGAAATACCCTGATGTTATGGTAATGGGGGCTGGTCTATGGCATATGCTTCATGTAAGCAACCCATCAGATTACGAACTTGTTTTGCAAACGTTAAAAAGTTCCTTGGTTTCTTTGTTTCCATTTTCAACCGAGTTAGGCATTAAGTCACCACCCCATTTGTTTTGGCTCGGGTTTCCGATGCTCATCAATGGGATGTTGAATGCACACGAGAAAAGGGTACATATGATTGATGCAATGTGGCATGCCTATGATAGAGCCCTCAGCGAGAGTAGGCTATTGCGCCAAACTGGTGGTCCTATGATCTTGTTAGACATCCAGTCTTTGACTTGGAATTGTGGGGCGCATTGTACCTATGATGGCATGCATTATGACACAGCTATCTATGAAGCTGCTGTTCAAATCATGCTTAATTCATTGCTTATTAAATCTCGTCACAGGCATTGA